A single genomic interval of Mesoplodon densirostris isolate mMesDen1 chromosome 8, mMesDen1 primary haplotype, whole genome shotgun sequence harbors:
- the LOC132495088 gene encoding 60S ribosomal protein L7-like, whose translation MLRKARRKLIYEKAKPCHKEYRQMYRTEIRTARMARKAGNFYIPAEPKLAFVIRIRVINGVSPKVRKVLQLLRLRQIFNGTFVNLNKTSINMLRIVEPYIAWGYPNMKSVNELIYKRGYGKINKKRIALMDNVLIARSLGKYGIICMEDLIHEIYTVGKRFKEANNFLWPFKLSSPRGGMKKKTTHFVEGGDAGNREDQINRLIRRMN comes from the coding sequence ATGCTTCGAAAGGCAAGGAGGAAGCTTATCTATGAAAAAGCTAAGCCCTGTCACAAGGAATACCGGCAGATGTACAGAACTGAAATTCGAACGGCTAGGATGGCAAGAAAAGCTGGCAACTTCTACATACCTGCGGAACCCAAATTGGCATTTGTCATCAGGATCAGAGTTATCAATGGTGTGAGCCCAAAGGTTCGAAAGGTGTTGCAGCTTCTTCGCCTCCGTCAGATTTTCAATGGCACCTTTGTGAACCTCAACAAGACTTCAATTAACATGCTGAGAATTGTGGAACCATACATTGCATGGGGGTACCCAAACATGAAGTCAGTAAATGAATTGATCTACAAGCGTGGTTATGGCAAAATCAACAAGAAGCGAATTGCCCTGATGGATAACGTGTTGATTGCTCGATCTCTTGGCAAATACGGTATTATCTGCATGGAGGATCTGATTCATGAGATCTATACTGTTGGAAAACGTTTCAAAGAAGCAAACAACTTCCTGTGGCCCTTCAAATTGTCTTCTCCACGAGGTGGAATGAAGAAAAAGACTACTCATTTTGTAGAAGGTGGAGATGCTGGCAACAGGGAAGACCAGATCAACAGACTTATAAGAAGGATGAACTAA